In Limnohabitans sp. TEGF004, the genomic window CACCGGTTGCGGCCAAACTCTCAGTCGTGGCCCACAAACGTGAACCCACCAACGCACCATCTGCACCCAGCATCAATGCGGCAGCTAAACCTCGACCATCCGCCACGCCGCCTGCGGCAAGTAGCAAGGTGTTGGGCGAGTGCGTGGCCAAGTAGTCGGCAATCTCAGGCACTAAAGTGAAGGTGCTACGGCCTTCGCGTGCATTCGCGCCGTGACCACCTGCTTCACCGCCTTGTGCCACGATGACTGCAGCACCTGCTTCAATAGCCTGTGCAACTTGCTCTAAGCGCTGCACTTGGCAAATCAGCTGAACACCCGCTTCAGCAATACGCGCCGCGTAAGGGCGAGGGTCACCAAACGACAGCATGATGGCGCACGGCTTTTGGGTCAGCACCCAGTCAAGTGCTTCGGCGTTTTCATCCAACTTCCAAGTGATGAAGCCGCAGCCCAAACGTGCGTGGCTAGCCGTGTCATTTTTAAGAAGTTCTTGCGCGAGCATGTATTCGCGTTGTGTCCATGCGAGGTCGCCATAGCCGCCGCCCACCAAACCCAGCGCACCTGCTTGCGCACAAGCGGCGGCCAATGCGCCGCCCGTGGCGAGCGCCATAGGCGCTAAAGCAATTGGGGTGCTCAGTTGAAAACGTTGGGTGAATCGGGTGTTCAGGGCGGCATGTGTCATGCCCAATATTGTGACGCGATTAGTCAGCCGGCAGCATCACCACAAACTGCGCGCCACCGCCCTCGCGGTCTTGACACTGCACGTGGCCACCATGGCGCTGCACGATGGCGCGCACCAGCGACAAACCCAGGCCCACACCGCCTTCGCGCTCACTTGCGCCGGGCAAGCGGTAGAAGGGCTCGAAGATGCGTTCGCGTAAATCGGGGGGCACACCTGGGCCACGGTCGCACACGCACAGGCGCACCCAGTGGCGGCTGTTCTTAGTCAAGCTAGACAGTTGCACCTTAATGTCTGAAGTGCCATAGCGCCGCGCATTCTCTAGCAAGTTGCGCAAGAGGCGGCGCAGCAGTTTGGCCACGCCCGGTACCACGATGCTGTGCGGTTCAAAGCCCAGTTCTAAGTGGGCATCGACACGGGCGCATTCTTCGCTGGCAAGGCCGGTCAAATCTACGGCTTCCACAGTGCCTAGGTCGGCTTCTTTGGCATCGAGTCGGCTGGCCAACAAGATTTCGTCAATCAGTTGGTCAAGCTCACCCACGCTGCGTGAAATCTCGGCCTTCATAGCCGGCGAGGGTGAATCGCCCATCAGCT contains:
- a CDS encoding nitronate monooxygenase, with the translated sequence MTHAALNTRFTQRFQLSTPIALAPMALATGGALAAACAQAGALGLVGGGYGDLAWTQREYMLAQELLKNDTASHARLGCGFITWKLDENAEALDWVLTQKPCAIMLSFGDPRPYAARIAEAGVQLICQVQRLEQVAQAIEAGAAVIVAQGGEAGGHGANAREGRSTFTLVPEIADYLATHSPNTLLLAAGGVADGRGLAAALMLGADGALVGSRLWATTESLAATGAKTQATHTSGDGTARSEVFDILRRKNWPAPYDFRAIRNDLHRALENDIASLKANPDTARTAYDAGVKAGDFTRAHATVGEGVGLIRDIPTAETLIRKITDQAGSLLPSR